Proteins from a single region of Verrucomicrobiota bacterium:
- a CDS encoding amidophosphoribosyltransferase → MAQNYPKHYCGVFGVFGHPEAADLTYYGLYALQHRGQESAGIVACDGKQFRSHRGMGYVSQVFTGKILHELVGQMAVGHTRYSTTGSSHLQNAQPLTISCRRGQIAIAHNGNLTNAVVLRDELEEKGQVFQTTVDSEIILHLMAQPTLGGTENNLIQTVRRIEGAYSLIIMTEQELIGVRDPHGFRPLSIGSVDGAWVLSSETNAFDQIHAKLVRDVEPGEIVIIDKNGLRSLPAFPEHQRRAFCIFEYVYFARPDSVIAGQSVYQVRIEMGRQLAREHPVEADIVIPVPDSGLYAALGYSRESKTPLEMAFIRNHYVGRSFLQPSQLIRDFDVRVKLNLIPELVEGKRVIIVDDSIVRGTTCKTRVKTLKEAGAREVHVRVSCPPHMHPCVYGIDFPDRSKLMAANHSVREIQKYLNADSLAYLSQEGMVAATGLPKKGFCMACYDGDYPVPYDPSIDKNIIERRRARVESLGEGLAKEELQPRLL, encoded by the coding sequence ATGGCTCAAAACTACCCCAAACATTACTGCGGCGTCTTCGGAGTGTTCGGTCATCCGGAGGCCGCGGACCTCACCTACTACGGCCTCTACGCGCTCCAGCACCGCGGCCAGGAGAGCGCGGGCATTGTCGCCTGCGATGGCAAACAGTTCCGCAGCCACCGGGGCATGGGCTATGTTTCGCAAGTTTTCACCGGCAAGATCCTGCACGAACTGGTCGGTCAAATGGCGGTGGGCCACACGCGCTATTCCACCACGGGATCTTCCCACTTGCAGAACGCCCAGCCGCTGACCATCAGTTGCCGCCGCGGCCAGATCGCCATCGCCCACAACGGCAACTTGACCAACGCCGTCGTCCTGCGGGACGAACTGGAGGAAAAGGGCCAGGTGTTCCAGACGACGGTCGATAGCGAGATCATTCTGCACCTGATGGCCCAGCCGACCCTGGGCGGCACGGAGAACAACCTGATCCAGACGGTGCGCCGGATCGAAGGGGCTTACTCGCTCATCATCATGACGGAGCAGGAGTTGATCGGAGTCCGCGATCCGCACGGATTCCGGCCCCTCTCCATCGGCAGTGTGGACGGAGCCTGGGTGTTGTCGAGTGAGACCAACGCCTTCGACCAGATCCACGCCAAATTGGTCCGCGACGTCGAACCGGGAGAAATCGTCATCATCGACAAGAACGGTTTGCGCAGTTTGCCGGCCTTTCCCGAACACCAGCGCCGCGCCTTTTGCATATTTGAGTATGTCTATTTCGCGCGGCCGGACAGCGTGATCGCCGGCCAGAGCGTTTACCAGGTCCGCATCGAGATGGGCCGCCAACTCGCCCGCGAACACCCGGTCGAGGCGGACATCGTCATCCCGGTTCCGGACAGCGGCCTTTACGCGGCGCTCGGTTACTCGCGCGAGTCGAAAACTCCATTGGAGATGGCCTTCATCCGGAATCATTACGTGGGACGCAGCTTCCTTCAGCCCTCGCAATTGATCCGCGACTTCGATGTGCGGGTGAAGCTCAACCTGATTCCTGAACTGGTCGAAGGCAAACGCGTCATCATCGTGGACGATTCCATCGTGCGCGGCACGACCTGCAAGACGCGCGTGAAAACGCTCAAGGAAGCCGGCGCGCGCGAAGTGCACGTGCGGGTGAGCTGCCCGCCGCACATGCATCCGTGCGTCTATGGCATCGACTTTCCCGACCGCAGCAAGCTCATGGCCGCCAACCATTCCGTCCGGGAAATCCAAAAATACTTGAACGCGGATTCGCTGGCGTACCTTTCCCAGGAAGGCATGGTCGCCGCCACCGGTCTCCCGAAGAAAGGGTTTTGCATGGCGTGCTACGACGGCGATTACCCGGTGCCGTACGATCCGTCCATCGACAAGAACATCATCGAACGCCGCCGCGCCCGCGTCGAGAGCCTGGGCGAAGGGCTGGCCAAAGAAGAGTTGCAGCCGCGCCTGTTGTAG